A part of Capsicum annuum cultivar UCD-10X-F1 chromosome 6, UCD10Xv1.1, whole genome shotgun sequence genomic DNA contains:
- the LOC107854362 gene encoding 60S ribosomal protein L28-1, with amino-acid sequence MTTVPGQLVWEIVKKNNSFLVKEFGNGTAGVVFSKEPNNLYNLHSYKHSGLANKKTVTIQPGGKDQSVLLATSKTKKQNKPSSLLNKSVMKKEFSRMAKAITNQVADNYYRPDLKKASLARLSAVNRSLKVAKSGVKKRNRQA; translated from the exons ATGACGACAGTTCCAGGGCAATTAGTTTGGGAGATTGTCAAGAAAAACAACTCTTTTTTAGTTAAGGAGTTTGGTAATGGTACTGCTGGTGTTGTCTTCAGCAAAGAGCCCAACAATCTTTACAATCTTCACTCTTATAAGCATTCTG GCCTAGCAAACAAGAAGACTGTGACTATCCAGCCCGGGGGCAAAGATCAATCAGTGCTGCTTGCTACATCAAAGACCAAGAAACAGAACAAGCCTTCTAGTTTGTTGAATAAATCTGTAATGAAGAAGGAGTTCAGCCGCATGGCCAAGGCTATAACAAACCAG GTAGCAGATAACTATTACAGGCCAGATCTGAAGAAAGCATCTCTTGCAAGATTGAGTGCTGTGAACAGGAGTCTCAAGGTTGCCAAATCTGGCGTCAAGAAGAGGAACAGGCAGGCCTAG